In Massilia antarctica, the following are encoded in one genomic region:
- a CDS encoding P-II family nitrogen regulator: protein MKQITCVIKPFKLDEVREALADVNVTGLTVTEVKGFGRQKGHTELYRGAEYVVDFLPKVKIEVVVDDSMADQVVDAIIKAARTGKIGDGKIFVQDVEQVIRIRTGETGPEAV, encoded by the coding sequence ATGAAACAAATTACCTGTGTTATCAAACCGTTCAAGCTGGACGAAGTGCGCGAAGCGCTGGCCGACGTCAATGTGACGGGGCTGACGGTCACCGAGGTGAAGGGTTTCGGTCGCCAGAAGGGTCATACCGAGCTGTACCGTGGCGCCGAGTATGTGGTCGACTTCCTGCCGAAGGTCAAGATTGAAGTGGTGGTGGACGACAGCATGGCGGACCAGGTGGTGGACGCCATCATCAAGGCCGCGCGCACCGGCAAGATCGGCGACGGCAAGATTTTCGTGCAGGATGTGGAGCAGGTGATCCGGATTCGCACTGGTGAGACGGGGCCGGAGGCGGTTTAA
- a CDS encoding NAD(+) synthase, translating into MQNDFFNLYSHGFARVAVATPRCKIADPVFNAAQTIALAEAAAKEGAALVAFPELGLSAYSCDDLFHQAALLDACEAGLRTVMEASAHLPLALVVGLPLRVGHQLFNCGVVVAGGKILGVVPKSYLPNYGEFYEARQFSAADSAPCSQIDLLGQSVPFGAGLLFEVEGVALLRFHVEICEDVWVPIPPSSFAALAGATVLVNLSASNVLVGKSGYRHQLVSQQSARCLAAYLYTSAGRGESSTDMAWDGQTLIYEKGDLLAEAERFQDDSHIIYGDVDLERLSRERMHTTTFAQQVRHHAQQVAAFRVVRFALPGAPGGGESLALKRAVERFPYVPSDPQRRDERCTEVYHIQVQALVQRLSQSGMQKVIIGVSGGLDSTHALLVCAKAMDHLKLPRTNILAYTMPGFATSERTLRQARALMEAVGCEAHEIDIRPSCIQMLKDLGHPYAQGQETYDITFENVQAGERTSHLFRLANFHNGIVIGTGDLSELALGWCTYGVGDHMSHYNVNASVPKTLISHLVRWVAESGVIGTDGSDVLLQVLATEISPELVPGKAGEDKPAQSTESSIGPYELQDFNLYYILRYGFAPSKVAFLSWSAWQDREQGAWPDALHASRNQYALADIKKHLATFVYRFFKTSQFKRSCVPNGPKVGNGGSLSPRGDWRAPSDAEAVVWQADLARIPDEVGK; encoded by the coding sequence ATGCAGAACGACTTCTTCAACCTCTATTCGCACGGTTTCGCCCGGGTCGCGGTGGCCACGCCACGCTGCAAGATCGCCGATCCCGTCTTCAACGCGGCCCAGACCATCGCGCTGGCCGAAGCGGCGGCAAAGGAGGGCGCGGCGCTGGTGGCGTTTCCCGAGCTGGGATTGTCGGCCTACAGTTGCGACGACCTGTTTCACCAGGCCGCGCTGCTGGACGCCTGCGAGGCGGGTTTGCGCACAGTGATGGAAGCGAGCGCGCACCTGCCGCTGGCGCTGGTGGTCGGCCTGCCGCTGCGGGTCGGGCATCAGCTATTCAACTGCGGGGTGGTGGTCGCGGGCGGCAAAATCCTCGGCGTGGTCCCGAAAAGCTATCTGCCGAACTACGGCGAATTTTACGAAGCGCGCCAGTTCAGCGCCGCCGACAGCGCGCCGTGCAGCCAGATCGATCTGCTGGGGCAGAGCGTGCCGTTCGGCGCCGGCCTGCTGTTCGAGGTCGAGGGCGTGGCGCTGCTGCGCTTTCACGTGGAGATCTGCGAGGACGTGTGGGTGCCGATTCCGCCATCGTCGTTCGCGGCGCTGGCCGGGGCCACGGTGCTGGTCAACCTGTCGGCGTCGAACGTTTTGGTGGGCAAGAGCGGCTACCGCCACCAGCTGGTGTCGCAACAGTCGGCGCGCTGCCTGGCGGCGTATCTTTACACCTCGGCCGGACGCGGCGAATCGTCGACCGACATGGCGTGGGATGGCCAGACCCTGATCTACGAAAAAGGCGACTTGCTGGCCGAGGCCGAGCGCTTCCAGGACGACTCGCACATCATTTACGGCGATGTGGACCTGGAGCGCCTGTCGCGCGAGCGCATGCACACCACCACTTTTGCGCAGCAGGTGCGGCACCATGCGCAGCAGGTGGCGGCGTTCCGGGTGGTGCGTTTCGCCTTGCCGGGCGCGCCGGGCGGCGGCGAGAGTCTGGCCTTGAAGCGCGCGGTCGAGCGCTTTCCGTACGTGCCGTCCGACCCGCAGCGGCGCGACGAGCGCTGCACCGAGGTATATCACATCCAGGTGCAGGCGCTGGTGCAGCGCTTGTCCCAAAGCGGCATGCAGAAGGTGATCATCGGCGTGTCGGGCGGGCTCGATTCGACCCACGCGCTGCTGGTGTGCGCCAAGGCGATGGACCACCTGAAGCTGCCGCGCACAAATATCCTGGCCTACACCATGCCGGGCTTTGCCACCAGCGAGCGCACCCTGCGCCAGGCGCGCGCGCTGATGGAAGCGGTGGGCTGCGAAGCGCACGAAATCGATATCCGGCCAAGCTGCATCCAGATGCTCAAGGACCTCGGCCATCCGTATGCGCAAGGGCAGGAGACGTACGACATCACGTTCGAAAACGTGCAGGCGGGCGAGCGCACCAGTCATCTGTTCCGGCTGGCGAATTTCCACAACGGGATCGTGATCGGCACGGGCGACCTGAGCGAGCTGGCGCTGGGCTGGTGTACCTACGGGGTGGGCGACCATATGTCGCACTACAACGTCAACGCCAGCGTGCCCAAGACCCTGATCAGCCATCTGGTGCGCTGGGTGGCCGAGTCGGGTGTGATCGGCACCGATGGTTCGGACGTGCTGCTGCAAGTGCTGGCGACCGAAATCAGCCCCGAGCTGGTGCCGGGCAAGGCCGGGGAAGACAAGCCGGCGCAGAGCACGGAAAGTTCGATCGGGCCGTATGAGCTGCAGGATTTCAATCTGTACTACATCCTGCGCTACGGGTTTGCGCCATCGAAGGTGGCGTTTCTGTCCTGGTCGGCGTGGCAGGACCGCGAGCAGGGGGCGTGGCCGGATGCACTGCACGCCAGCCGCAACCAGTATGCGCTGGCCGATATCAAGAAACATCTGGCCACATTCGTGTACCGCTTCTTCAAGACCAGCCAGTTCAAGCGCTCGTGCGTGCCGAACGGGCCGAAGGTCGGCAATGGCGGCTCGCTGTCGCCGCGCGGCGACTGGCGCGCGCCGAGCGATGCCGAGGCGGTCGTGTGGCAGGCCGATCTGGCCAGGATTCCGGATGAAGTCGGGAAATAG
- a CDS encoding GNAT family N-acetyltransferase → MNYRTHIVSSLSEIGQPAWDALASTQAETNPFLSFAFLDALHESGSACLDTGWQPQFLALYDGPELAAAMPLYVKMHSYGEYVFDWAWADAYQRNGVDYYPKLLSAIPFTPVTGPRLLARDGAARSALLAALVSTQKASDVSSTHILYPPEDQVRQLEAAGFMLRSGVQFHWLNAGYRDFDDFLATLEQKKRKNIRAERRKVREAGVMLRRVRGADATDADWRLFNCCYQRTYAAHRSSPYLNLDFFQRIGRTMPDNILLVIAERKGEPIAASLVIHSADTLFGRYWGELEHVPCLHFETAYYQPLEFCIEQKIKVFEGGAQGEHKMARGFLPTRTWSAHWLAHPAFSDAIERFLERESGGIDEYIDELNDRNPFKDPA, encoded by the coding sequence ATGAATTATCGCACGCATATCGTATCCTCCCTGAGCGAGATCGGCCAACCCGCCTGGGACGCCCTGGCGTCCACCCAGGCCGAGACCAATCCCTTCCTCTCCTTCGCGTTTCTCGACGCCTTGCACGAATCGGGCAGCGCCTGTCTTGACACCGGCTGGCAGCCGCAGTTCCTGGCCCTGTACGACGGCCCGGAACTGGCCGCCGCCATGCCGCTGTACGTCAAGATGCACTCTTACGGCGAGTACGTGTTCGACTGGGCCTGGGCCGACGCTTACCAACGCAACGGCGTCGATTACTATCCCAAGCTGCTGTCGGCGATTCCGTTCACGCCGGTGACCGGCCCACGGCTGCTGGCGCGCGACGGCGCCGCCCGCAGCGCGCTCCTGGCGGCGCTGGTGTCGACCCAAAAGGCGTCCGACGTCTCCTCGACCCACATCCTGTATCCGCCCGAAGACCAGGTCAGGCAGCTGGAAGCAGCCGGCTTCATGCTGCGCAGCGGGGTGCAGTTCCACTGGTTGAACGCCGGCTACCGCGATTTCGATGACTTCCTCGCGACCCTGGAGCAAAAGAAGCGCAAGAACATCCGCGCCGAGCGGCGCAAGGTGCGCGAGGCCGGCGTGATGCTGCGCCGCGTGCGCGGAGCCGACGCGACGGACGCCGACTGGCGCCTGTTCAACTGCTGCTACCAGCGCACTTACGCGGCGCACCGTTCCTCGCCTTACCTGAACCTGGATTTTTTCCAGCGCATCGGGCGCACCATGCCGGACAATATCCTGCTGGTGATCGCCGAGCGCAAAGGCGAGCCAATCGCCGCCTCGCTCGTGATCCACAGCGCCGACACCCTGTTCGGGCGCTACTGGGGTGAACTCGAACACGTGCCCTGCCTGCATTTCGAAACCGCCTACTACCAGCCGCTTGAATTCTGCATCGAGCAAAAAATCAAGGTGTTCGAGGGCGGCGCCCAGGGCGAGCATAAAATGGCGCGCGGCTTCCTGCCGACCCGCACCTGGTCGGCGCACTGGCTGGCCCACCCCGCATTTTCGGACGCCATCGAGCGCTTCCTGGAACGCGAAAGCGGCGGCATCGACGAATACATCGATGAACTGAACGACCGCAATCCCTTCAAGGACCCGGCATGA
- a CDS encoding VOC family protein: MISHVFIGVSDFARAFDFYAALMPELGLALKFSEPAKPWAGWMKPDSPRPLLLIGHPFAGPHSAGNGQMSALLAPSRAAVERAHATALAHGATCEGAPGLRPEYHANYYGAYFRDPDGNKLCVVCHE, translated from the coding sequence ATGATCTCGCATGTCTTCATCGGCGTGAGCGACTTCGCGCGCGCCTTCGATTTTTACGCGGCCCTGATGCCCGAACTGGGCCTGGCGCTCAAGTTCAGCGAACCGGCCAAGCCGTGGGCCGGCTGGATGAAGCCCGACAGCCCGCGCCCGCTATTGCTGATCGGCCACCCGTTCGCCGGTCCTCACAGCGCCGGCAACGGCCAGATGAGCGCCCTGCTCGCGCCCTCGCGCGCGGCGGTGGAGCGCGCCCACGCCACCGCCCTCGCCCACGGCGCCACCTGCGAAGGCGCGCCCGGCCTGCGGCCCGAGTATCACGCGAACTATTACGGCGCCTACTTCCGTGATCCGGATGGCAACAAGCTGTGCGTCGTCTGCCACGAATAA